One stretch of Euphorbia lathyris chromosome 7, ddEupLath1.1, whole genome shotgun sequence DNA includes these proteins:
- the LOC136201027 gene encoding membrane-anchored ubiquitin-fold protein 3-like — protein MAGENLFELKFRLADGTDIGPSKYSPATTVTTLKEKIIAQWPRDKENGPRALNDVKLINGGKILENNKTLAESRLPVSELPGGVITMHVVLRPPMPEKNSEKLRKNSKKTAGCACAIL, from the exons ATGGCAGGAGAAAATTTATTTGAGCTCAAATTCAGGTTAGCAGATGGTACGGATATAGGGCCAAGCAAATACAGTCCGGCAACCACAGTTACCACTCTCAAAGAGAAGATAATTGCTCAGTGGCCAAGAG ATAAAGAAAATGGTCCAAGGGCTCTAAATGATGTGAAACTCATCAATGGTGGCAAGATACTGGAAAACAATAAGACTCTAGCCGAGTCCAGACTTCCGGTCAGCGAGCTTCCCGGAGGTGTAATTACCATGCACGTAGTTCTTCGCCCTCCCATGCCTGAAAAAAACAGCG AAAAGTTGCGGAAAAATTCTAAAAAGACAGCAGGTTGCGCGTGTGCAATCTTATAG